A part of Cannabis sativa cultivar Pink pepper isolate KNU-18-1 chromosome 6, ASM2916894v1, whole genome shotgun sequence genomic DNA contains:
- the LOC115702297 gene encoding uncharacterized protein LOC115702297, with product MNSGFTLVKFRDEATRDLILETGAIHFDKKPVVLRPWTTDMDAARMIKSVPVWIRLNGLGLQYWGKTNLSALASTIGKPIMVDKVTMERSMVKFARVLVDMVISDNPPKTISFINERKQLMEQSVEYEWLPTKCTACDFLGHTVANCNKENKVTWKKKTSTAANKEPDEPIGGVSQPIVNETARTDRTMATIENEQVEKGQKQGSMQVIGVANSEWMTPKRKGMKIANVVETKAIENFKNGYEVLQETIDGNLDPPISITFNGGV from the coding sequence ATGAATTCGGGGTTTACTCTAGTGAAATTCAGAGACGAAGCTACTCGTGATCTAATTTTAGAGACTGGTGctattcattttgacaaaaaaccAGTGGTCCTCCGACCTTGGACAACCGACATGGATGCAGCCAGAATGATTAAATCGGTACCAGTGTGGATACGGCTGAATGGGCTGGGGCTTCAATATTGGGGTAAAACCAATCTCAGTGCCCTTGCGAGTACAATTGGGAAACCGATAATGGTGGACAAAGTCACTATGGAAAGATCTATGGTTAAATTTGCTCGGGTTCTTGTGGATATGGTGATCTCCGATAACCCCCCAAAGACTATTTCGTTCATAAATGAGAGAAAACAGTTAATGGAACAATCGGTAGAATATGAATGGCTTCCAACGAAGTGCACTGCTTGTGATTTTCTAGGACATACAGTGGCGAACTGTAACAAAGAAAACAAGGTGACTTGGAAGAAGAAGACTAGTACAGCTGCTAATAAAGAACCTGATGAACCAATTGGGGGAGTTTCCCAACCGATAGTGAATGAGACAGCAAGAACTGATAGGACTATGGCAACCATTGAGAATGAGCAGGTGGAAAAAGGACAGAAACAGGGGTCAATGCAGGTTATTGGTGTTGCAAACAGTGAATGGATGACTCCAAAAAGAAAAGGAATGAAGATTGCTAATGTAGTTGAGACAAAAGCTATAgagaatttcaaaaatggatATGAAGTCTTACAAGAGACTATCGATGGGAACTTGGATCCGCCTATTTCCATTACTTTTAATGGAGGTGTGTAA